The Thermanaerothrix sp. genome has a window encoding:
- a CDS encoding formimidoylglutamase, with the protein MELFELLTPPDRGLFFSKQDPKDPRMGELVVPVTEGDVGAFDVVLVGMPEDRGVTANRGRPGARLAPDAVRGAFYRFTPGFGPSLGELKIGDLGNVKVDGLSLEEAHDALRRVVRWVISSGALPIVIGGGHDNSYPGLLGLAEGLGLGEGELGVVNVDQHLDVRDLSWGGITSGTPFYRSLEEMPTRSLNPRNFVEYAIQEAHNSPYYYDWLSERHATVMTFDEIQGRPMETFIKALQIAGRGTRAIAVSVDIDSVRSTDAPGASAVSPNGLSSHELNKVAYLAGRSYKVKYLDIMEISPPLDQDQRTASLGADVIFRFLKGMCERR; encoded by the coding sequence TTGGAATTGTTTGAGCTTTTGACCCCCCCGGACCGGGGGCTTTTCTTCAGCAAGCAGGACCCCAAGGACCCCCGGATGGGGGAGCTGGTGGTGCCGGTGACCGAGGGGGACGTGGGGGCCTTCGACGTGGTGTTGGTGGGCATGCCGGAGGATCGGGGCGTGACCGCCAACAGGGGCCGTCCCGGGGCGAGGCTTGCGCCGGACGCCGTGAGGGGGGCTTTCTACCGATTCACCCCCGGGTTCGGTCCCTCCCTTGGGGAGCTCAAGATAGGGGACTTGGGCAACGTGAAGGTGGATGGCCTGTCCCTGGAGGAGGCCCACGACGCCCTTCGCAGGGTGGTGCGGTGGGTTATCTCCAGCGGGGCGCTGCCCATAGTCATAGGGGGAGGACACGACAACAGCTACCCGGGCCTTTTGGGCCTGGCGGAGGGGCTTGGGCTTGGGGAGGGGGAGCTGGGGGTTGTCAACGTGGACCAGCACCTGGATGTGAGGGATCTCTCCTGGGGGGGCATCACCAGCGGAACTCCCTTCTACCGTTCGTTGGAGGAGATGCCCACGAGGTCCCTCAACCCAAGGAACTTCGTGGAGTACGCCATTCAGGAGGCCCATAACTCACCCTACTACTACGACTGGCTATCCGAGAGGCACGCCACGGTGATGACCTTTGACGAGATCCAGGGGCGTCCCATGGAGACCTTCATAAAGGCCCTGCAGATAGCCGGTCGCGGCACCCGGGCCATCGCGGTGTCGGTGGACATCGACTCCGTGAGGAGCACCGACGCCCCAGGAGCTTCCGCGGTGTCCCCCAACGGCCTCTCGTCCCACGAGCTCAACAAGGTGGCGTACCTGGCGGGCCGAAGCTACAAGGTCAAGTACCTGGACATAATGGAGATAAGCCCGCCCCTGGACCAGGACCAGAGGACCGCCTCCCTGGGGGCCGACGTCATATTCCGTTTCCTAAAGGGCATGTGCGAGCGCCGATGA